Genomic window (Zingiber officinale cultivar Zhangliang chromosome 2B, Zo_v1.1, whole genome shotgun sequence):
GATCCTTTGCTCATTAATTTACTGGCACCCACATTAATACAATGGTCAACATTCTTATATAAAAGGAGTATGGCAAGGGGCATTGAAAATTTCTATACGTGTTTTATCTTGTGATATAtcattaaatataatttattttttagggACTTATAAATAAGGGCATGCATAAAGGGGAGGCTAATTAATgtaatgataaaattattattatcgtGTGATTTAAAGATTATGAGTTCGaatcttgaaaataattttttaatttgcaaagtaaaataaaattgtCTACAATAGATTCAGGACCTGCATTAATAAGACTTCGCGCACTGAATCATGGAAATGTCTTATATGTCAAATTGAGAAGTTTCTAGGGATTATAGAGGGCACATAGACCTTTCCAAAACATTTTCCTAAAGGGATAATAACATGTCATGCTATGTTTAGGAGTCTTAAATTTACACTATCAAAGGGAAACATTAGGTTGATATGAGATATACTTTCTACtataaatttatttgttacaCATCATGAATTTATGAATTTATGACTAATTTATTTTATCTTCGCTTCAATTATTTGGTGTTTTTAAAGTGCTTAATATATTTCAAAATGTTTCAAATGAATAGAATTTAAATTCTTTACCTACTCAGTTTGTATAGTTTCATCTCACATATTATTATACTTCGCCATATGGACCCACATCCAACACAtcgataaaattattattatgaaGATTAAATTTATCGTATCCATAAGATATCAATTTGTGTCTTCACACTTGTTGAAAATGTGTCCCATCAAAGAAGTGATTCTACGTGCTCAAGGCAAgcatattttccaaaattttccTTGAAAAGATTTATCAGTAAAATatctctgacacagtaccttaatagGCCGAGCATATTTTTGAAATAACAGTAGAAATCTCCGTCATACGATTTTCTGGTTGTTCATATTCGGTGCTgacgacactaactcccaaaaggatgtcgatcgATAACAGAGTATATTGCTAGGTCGAGCGGACTAATCTCTCGACCGGGAATCCGTTGTTCCTGTGTACCGTCCGCTCGGCCGAAATTCCACTATGCTTGTGTTACGTCCGTTCGGTCGGAACTTCCCTATGTCTACGTCGTGTTCGATCGGGCCTCCGAGCTCCACTGTGCCAACATCGGCTCGGCTTCTGCATATCTTTTCCTCTAGCGTCCAACTCTTGAAAACCATGCTACCAACACTATGAGCAAATTTCTTCAATATGAAGATATGGATATTGATAATGTTATCAAACTTTtacaattaattatttttatttctagaaaaatttaGAAAAGCTGGTTACATAAAACCATGGTTAAAAGAAATAGCATGTGAGATGAGCATTGAAGTAGTATTACAAGAGAAATATGTTGTTCGAAGAAAGAAGTAATTTGATGAAAGTAACAATTTAGAAGTGACATAGTCAGCCGTAGAATTTATTCAAATCAACTATTTTCTGTTTATAATCGATCACGCTCATGCTTCTAAAAAACTCGATTTAAATGGTTTCAAAAATACAAAGAAATATCTAATTTTTTGTTCAATCGGGAGAAGTCACAATGTGTAGATGATGAAGTCTTGTTAAGGTTTTGCAAGAAACTtgaaaattctcaagaaaagcaaatttGACAATTGATGTAGTGAATTACATGAAGAAAATGGATGGATGTTTTCCAAATCCTCAAGTTGCTTATCAAATCTGGTTAAGTATCCCAATTATAGTAGCAAGTGCATAACAAAGTTTCTCAAAGTTAAAGcttattaaaacttttcttcgATCCACTATGACACTTGAAAGATTGAAACGATTaactatattatcaattgaaaaagGCATTCTTGAACAACTTAATTATATAGACTTGATTATTCTTTTTAGTTCTAAAATTATAAGACAAATTATTATTTAGTGATGATTTTAGACATGCTTATctcattatttaattataatagaAATATTTTGACTATTGCATattgtttactttttttttatattgGCTTTAAtgtattgatttaattttaaaaaattgttaacTAAAAGAATATAAATGTACATTATGATTTAGGAGTATGGTTTTTAAATTAGACTTAAGCCAAAAAATAATCAAGATAGGTTATGTGATGGCATCATACTCTCCTCACTAATGGAAGCAAAGAAATCTCAAGTTATCCAACTCTATGGGATGACTCCCCATATATAATAATAGACCCGATTTTATTATCATCCCATCATTAATAATGTGAATTAACACGTTCTACACAAAGAAACTCATATCTAATAATACAAACTCGCAATTAGCATTAATTATATCCCTTAATAGATGTGTCTATAATAACAAATCCATTTGTTACAAAATAACATACTCCCCTAGTCAATGGATAAACTTTCTGTGTCTGAATTTATGACTAATAATCGATTATTTATAAACACTAGTCAATTGATGTTAGTAGTCAAATACACCAATCAATCTAGAAACTTTTTATATACAATCTCGGACACATTATATTGCTATTTGAttctgtccgagagtcgagtcgacggGCGCTGAGGACATGGCGCTCTATGCTGTTTTCGAGTGGCCTTCCAGATGACGAGGacctctggcgaacctgcaacaaagccgagcAGGGAAGGGATTCCTgacgacgatcctccgacgctcaagtcaggcgatggTGAGATGAAGTAGAGGCAGAGTAACGAGACTATAGCTATAGTGAAGAATCGTGTATACCTCCGTTGAAGTcaaggggtccttatataggatcccgggGGAGCGTGCACACGTCTCAcgaggcgtgcacgctcctcaaagcatacctcaaagtgggcgtgtcagaaaagtgtgtctgacatcataccgcaaccgtccgagcatatctcagacatgacagtggaaacttccactgtacgATCTTCTGTCCGGTCCGATTtccgaccatgctgtctgtcggcacgcatgtctcgagaaggatatcaccagCTGTCCATTTTGTCCTCTTATATCTCTTGTCCGTTACCAGGCTGAgcgtgtaacgacccggccctttggcctcttgggcggcccttgtggcggcccaactggcgacccttatatcgtcggcccatttggcgacctctcatgtcgtcgaccgacgacccttgccGTGTCgtgactcactaggactttccacccctggcagtggatttttgcctcccccaagattcgaactctagacctccaggcttaagtactagagtttattaTTTAAGTTCTTAGTCTTTTCCTTGTAAATCCGTGAATTCTCATAGGCTTCCAGTCTAATCTCCTCAAGTTCTTGAAGTTGCGATTTCCTTTCCTTTCCAGAAGTGCTGGTATCAAAGTTGCATGCTTTAACTGCCCAATATGCCCTATGCTCAGTCTCCACTGGTAGATGACAAGCTTTTTCATACACAATTCTGAATGGAGACATTCCTATAGGGGTCTTGAAAGCAGTTCTATAAGCCCATAATGCATCATCAAGTCTCTTGCTCCAGTCCTTCCTATCTGGTCCCACAGTCCTTTCAAGAATTGATTTAACTTCCCTATTAGACACTTCAGCTTGCCCATTTGTCTGAGGGTGGTAGGGAGTAGAAATCTTGTGCACAACCCCATATTTGCTCAGCAAAGCTTTCATGTGTCTGTTACAAAAGTGACATCCTTGATCGCTAATGATCACCCTGGGTACTCCAAACCTGCAAAAGATGTGTGACCTGACAAAACTAACAACCACTGAAGAATCATCAGTCCTGGTGGGaatgacctccacccatttgaaaacataatcaactgccaaTAAAATGTATAGAAATCCATAAGAGACAGGAAATGGACCTAtaaaatcaattccccaaacatcaaagaTTTCACAAAACAACATAGTTTGTTGGGACATTTCATTCCTAGGGCCTATGTTTCCAGTTCGCTGACACCTATTACATGATTTATAAAAAACATATGCATCGCGAAACAGGGTGGGCCAATATAATCCACACTCTAACACTTTCCTAGCAGTTCTTTGGGATCCAAAATTGCCACCACATGCTAATGAATGACAAAAAGTAAGTACAGAATGAAACTCATAATCAGGAATGCACCTCCTAATGATCTGATCACTACAAAACTTCCACAAGTAAGGATCATCCCACGCATAGAATTTtgaatcattttttaatttatctttttgagcttttgaaaattGTGTGGGATAAACTTGTGCTACTAGAAAATTAACCAGATCCGCATACCATGGAGTCTCACCGTGTAGCTGTAGGAGGTGCTCATCTGGAAACTCATCAGCAATATCCTTGTGGTCAATTTCTCCCTCGATCCTACTCAGGTTGATCTACCACTAGGTTCTCCCTTCCACTCCTATCGCGTATCTCCACGTCGAATTCTTGGAGCAGAAGCATCCATCTGATCAACCTAGGTTTCGCATCGGGCTTCTTGAGGAGGTATTTTAGagctgcatgatcagaaaataCAATTACATGAGAACACAATAAATATGATCTGAATTTATCCAAAGCAAACACAATAGAAAGAAGCTCTTTTTTTGTTGTGGTATAGTTTGCTTGTGCAACATCCAAAGTCTTTGAAGCATAACAAATAACGTGTGGTGCTCCATCCACTCTCTGTGCAAGTACAGCTTTCACTGCATAATTTGAAGCATCGCACATCAACTCAAAAGGAAGGCTCCAATCTGGTGGGCTAATGATGGGTGCTGTAACAAGGGCTTCTTTCAGCTTCTCAAAAGCCTCTTTGCACTTCTGATCAAAATGAAAAGTCACATCCTTCTGCAGTAGCTGACTCAAGggaagaacaattttacttaaaTCACGTATGAATCTCCTATAGAAACCTGCATGACCAAGAAAAGCTCGAACCTCCCGCACGCATGCGGGGTGagataaagaagatataacaTTAATCTTAGCAGGATCTACTTTAATACCTTCCCTAGAAATGACATGTCCCAAAACAATGTCGTGCTcaaccatgaaatgacatttttcaaaatttaaaaccagATCTGTCTCAATGCAACGATTCAAAACTCGAGATAAATGTTCCAAACATGCATCGAAAGATGAACCGTAAACCGAAAAGTCATCCATAAAAAActccatgcaatgctctaataactcaccaaaaatactcaccatACATCATTGGAATGTCCCTAGTGCATTGCAAAGCCCGAACGGCATATGTTTGTACGCGAATGTACCAAAGGGGCAAGTGAAAGTGGTCTTCTCTTGATCCTCAGGAGCGATGCAAATCTGAAAATATCCTATATATCCATCAAGGAAACAATAGTGAGACTTCCCTGCCAATctctccaacatctgatcaataaaaggcaATGGGTAGTGGTCCTTTCTGCTAGTCTGATTCAGTTTCCTATAGTCCACACAAACTCTCCATGAATTCTGAATTCTGGTAGGTACCAACTCATTAGCCTCATTAGCTACCACTGTAATGCCTAACTTCTTGGGAACCACATGAATTGGACTTATCCATTTGTAGTCAGAAATCGGGTAAATAATACTAGCCTGTAAAAGTCGAGTCACCTCTTTCTTTACAACGTCGAGTATTAATGGGTTAAGTCTTCTCTGTGGTTGTCTCACTGGTTTCACATCCTCCTCTAAATAAATCCGATGCATACAAATCGAAGGACTGACACTAGGAATATCAGCAAGTGTCCACCCAATAGCTTTCCTATGCTGTCTCAGAATTCCCAATAATCTCTGTTCTTGCTCTGGCTCTAAATTCTGATCTATAATAACAGGTAGCTGCTGTCCTTCTCCCAAAAATGCATACTTAAGGTGTTCAGGAAGGGGCTTCAACTCTGGCTGCTGTGCATCAATAACAGACTGTAGTGATTCTTAGGGTATTGCTCCCTCTGTGCAATCCCTTACACTTACATATTCACCTTTTCCTGATTCAGGTGACACTTCAATCAAAATatgtgattcttggggtattgcttcctctgtgcaatcccctacacttaaatattTGTCTTCCAATGAACTTGAACTACCAACGAGCTCCATATCAACTGCTCCCACATTACCATCACTTTCAGTAGAAACCTTAGAATCATATAGGCACTCCTCACCCTCAGAAATATCCAGCTGAGACTCAAGGCCAAAAGTCAAATCCATGCTAATCAACTCATCTGCTATGTCAATGCTAAGAATAGAGTGGTCCTCTGACGGGTGCTTCATAGCATCAGATAAACTAAACTGAACCACTATATCTGCAAACTCCATGGATAGTGTTCCAGCGTGCACATCAATCTTCGTTCTTGCAGTCTTCAGAAATGGCCTACCAAGAATGAGTGGAGATCTATTCGCAAGTAAATCTCCCTTCATATCCAGAATGTAGAAATCTGCAGGAAAAATAAGCTCTCTCACCTTCACCAACACATCTTCAATTACTCCGGCTGGATGAGCTTGGCTATGGTCAATTAACTGAATAACAACTCCAGTCTGCTGTAGAGGACCAATTCCAAGTGTCTGAAAGACTGATTTTGGCATCACATTGATTGATGCTCCTAGATCCAACATGGCATCTTCGAAAACACAACTTCCAATCTCACAAGGCACAGTGAACACTCCAGGATTTTCACATTTTTTAGGAACTGGCTGAATAAGGGCTGAAACATTCTTCCCCATGCTAATCAATTCTTCCCCATTTAACTTCTTTTTGTGAACACATAAATCATTTAGAAATTTAGCATATTTCGGAATTTGCTTAATCATTGTTAACAAAGGCACATTCACTTCCACTTTGATGAATAAATTCACAAGGTCTTGAAATTCTCTAGCTTTCTCTTCCTCTACATTCTTTCTTTGCTGGACTTTTCTTTGAGGAAAAGGCAAAGGGATGTGA
Coding sequences:
- the LOC122046995 gene encoding uncharacterized protein LOC122046995, which produces MIKQIPKYAKFLNDLCVHKKKLNGEELISMGKNVSALIQPVPKKCENPGVFTVPCEIGSCVFEDAMLDLGASINVMPKSVFQTLGIGPLQQTGVVIQLIDHSQAHPAGVIEDVLVKVRELIFPADFYILDMKGDLLANRSPLILGRPFLKTARTKIDVHAGTLSMEFADIVVQFSLSDAMKHPSEDHSILSIDIADELISMDLTFGLESQLDISEGEECLYDSKVSTESDGNVGAVDMELVGSSSSLEDKYLSVGDCTEEAIPQESHILIEVSPESGKGEYVSVRDCTEGAIP